ACTTAAGGCCCAAATCCTCGGTAATGACCCGGCCGCCGGTCAGGACAGCAATATCTTCCATCATCGCCTTGCGTCGATCACCAAACCCTGGGGCCTTGACAGCGGCGCACCTCAGTGTTCCGCGGATCCTGTTAACCACCAGCGTGGCCAGGGCCTCACCCTCTACATCCTCAGCTATAATAATGAAGGACTTGCCCATTTGGACGATCTTTTCCAGAAGAGGAACTAAATCCTTCATTATTGAGATCTTTTTCTCATAGATAAGAATATAGGGATCTTCCAGCACGGTTTCCATCTTTTCCGCGTCGGTAACAAAGTAAGGCGAGATATATCCCTTGTCGAACTGCATCCCCTCGACTACCTCCAGCTCGGTTTGCATGGTCTTTGACTCTTCAACCGTAATAACTCCATCCTTACCTACCTTATCCATAGCATCAGCGATCAAATCACCAATGGCCCGGTCCATATGAGCCGAGATAGTGGCGATATCGGATATTTCCTTTTTCTCGGTCACTTTCCTTGATTTGGCGGCGATTTCAGCACATACGGCCGCTACCGCTTTCTCTATTCCCCTCTTCATACCCATGGGATTGGAGCCGGCCGCAATATTTTTTACTCCCTCCCGAAAGATAGACTGAGCTAAGATGGTAGCTGTCGTCGTTCCATCACCAGCCACATCCGAAGTTTTGGACGCCACTTCTTTAACCAACTGAGCGCCCATATTCTCATAAGGCTCCTCTAATTCTATCTCCTTGGCCACGGTCACCCCATCACAGGTAATGGTGGGGGAACCCCATTTTTTATCCAGGACTACGTTTCGACCTCTTGGCCCCAGGGTGGTTTTAACGGCATTGGATAGAATGTCCACACCACGCAGGACAGCCCTTCTGGCCTCTTCTTCAAAAAGCAATTGCTTAGCCATATCTTAATTTTCACCTCCTATTTTGAGTTATTCCACGATTCCCAGGATGTCATCCTGGTGCATAATGAGATACTCTTCACCTTCCACCTTGATCTCGGTTCCAGAATACTTCCCAAAGAGAACTCGGTCATTTGCCTTGACCTCCATAGGGATCTTCTCACCCTTATCATTTACCCTCCCCGGGCCAACGGCGATGACTCTCCCTTCCTGGGGTTTCTCCTTAGCCGTGTCCGGGATGATAAGCCCGCCTTTGGTTTTTTCTTCTTCCTCGATCCGCTGGACAATAACCCGATCACCTAAAGGTTTGATCTTCATAACGCTACTTTCCTCCTTTCTTTATAAGTAAATGTTCAGCCACAAAGACACTAAGACACAAAAATAGAGCAGTAGAGCAGCAGAGCAGTAGTTAAAGACTTTTCTGAAAGTTCCAGAACGGCTGCTCTATGGCTCTACTGCTCTCTAAGACACATACTTTTTTTCCCTTCGTGTCTTCGTGCCTTGGTGGCTGAACGGTTGCCTTTATAAAATCAAAAGACCGAACCCAGAAGCCGGCTCTTTTTGGGGCGCTGGGCCCTGTCTTCCAATTTTTCACCTCGACCAATTTCCAGAATCTCTCTGACTGTTCTCCGAAGGTAATTGATGTCAATAGGCTTTCGCATAAAAGAAGAAGCGCCTTCTTCTATGGCGGCGGTTATCACCGATTCTGTCGGCGTCCCACTGGTCATAATGACCGGTAATTGGGGACGGACAACCTTTATCCCTCGCAACGTTTGGAGTCCACCCTGCCCCGGCATATTAACGTCCAAGATGACTATATCAATCAGATCTCTTTTGACTATGGTCACCGCAATGTATCCATCAGCAATCGTCAAAGTCTCATAGCCATTTATGGACATTGCCTCATTTAAAGAATCCCGAGTGGCTTGATCATCATCAACAATCAAGATAGATCCCATCATCGTTCTGTACCTGCCTTATTTTTATCTAATAGCAAGTTTTATGCCAACTGAATATTTTTTTATCTTTTGGTTTAAGGTAAGTATTTATCAGATGTTCAGTCGGCGAGAAAATAAAAGGAGGAGAGAAAGAAGTCCGCTACATGCCATTTTGACGTAGCTATTGCAGGCCAAAATGG
This bacterium DNA region includes the following protein-coding sequences:
- the groL gene encoding chaperonin GroEL (60 kDa chaperone family; promotes refolding of misfolded polypeptides especially under stressful conditions; forms two stacked rings of heptamers to form a barrel-shaped 14mer; ends can be capped by GroES; misfolded proteins enter the barrel where they are refolded when GroES binds); protein product: MAKQLLFEEEARRAVLRGVDILSNAVKTTLGPRGRNVVLDKKWGSPTITCDGVTVAKEIELEEPYENMGAQLVKEVASKTSDVAGDGTTTATILAQSIFREGVKNIAAGSNPMGMKRGIEKAVAAVCAEIAAKSRKVTEKKEISDIATISAHMDRAIGDLIADAMDKVGKDGVITVEESKTMQTELEVVEGMQFDKGYISPYFVTDAEKMETVLEDPYILIYEKKISIMKDLVPLLEKIVQMGKSFIIIAEDVEGEALATLVVNRIRGTLRCAAVKAPGFGDRRKAMMEDIAVLTGGRVITEDLGLKLENVRLEDLGRAKRVNIDKENTTIVEGAGQKRDIEGRISQIRLQIEETTSDYDREKLQERLAKLAGGVAVLNVGAATETEMKEKKARVEDALHATRAAVEEGIVPGGGTVLLRAQKVVDGLDLKGDEKVGANIVRRALEEPIRQIVENAGMEGSIVVEKIRAEASDNFGFDVATMKYTDLSAAGVLDPAKVTRSALQNAASIAGLMLTTECLVTDIPEKKEATPSMPHGGMGDMY
- the groES gene encoding co-chaperone GroES, which translates into the protein MKIKPLGDRVIVQRIEEEEKTKGGLIIPDTAKEKPQEGRVIAVGPGRVNDKGEKIPMEVKANDRVLFGKYSGTEIKVEGEEYLIMHQDDILGIVE
- a CDS encoding response regulator — its product is MMGSILIVDDDQATRDSLNEAMSINGYETLTIADGYIAVTIVKRDLIDIVILDVNMPGQGGLQTLRGIKVVRPQLPVIMTSGTPTESVITAAIEEGASSFMRKPIDINYLRRTVREILEIGRGEKLEDRAQRPKKSRLLGSVF